From Pusillibacter faecalis, one genomic window encodes:
- a CDS encoding iron-containing alcohol dehydrogenase, protein MLTKYELKMPHAVFSGKDALERIVEILTENQVKHLAIFTDKGIEGAGLLELPMARVQKAGVAYTILDDLPAEPSYLEAQKLVDQCKAYGADFIMAVGGGSVQDTAKLASILMTDEYGVKELLDTPGRAKKCVKTLMIPTTAGTGSEATPNAIVAVPEKQLKVGIVNTNMIADYVILDAEMIKKLPRKIAAATGVDALAHAIECWTSNKANPFSDIFSLQALDMILNNIEKACDDPEAMDAKNQMQIASFYAGVAITASGTTAVHALSYPLGGKYHIAHGVSNAILLAPVMRFNEPACRERLAAAYDRCIRGGAATVEDKSAAVIAKLEGIVKHLDIPTSLTEFGVPKEDLEALVASGMEVTRLLVNNMREVTPDDARRIYQEVL, encoded by the coding sequence ATGCTGACGAAATATGAACTGAAAATGCCCCATGCGGTGTTCAGCGGCAAGGACGCGCTGGAGCGGATCGTAGAGATTTTGACGGAGAATCAGGTAAAACATCTGGCGATTTTTACGGACAAGGGAATTGAAGGAGCCGGGCTGCTGGAACTGCCTATGGCAAGGGTTCAGAAAGCCGGCGTGGCATACACTATTCTGGACGACCTGCCGGCGGAGCCCTCCTATCTGGAGGCGCAGAAGCTGGTGGACCAGTGCAAGGCCTATGGCGCGGACTTCATCATGGCCGTTGGCGGCGGCAGCGTACAGGACACTGCCAAGCTCGCCTCCATCCTGATGACCGACGAGTACGGCGTGAAGGAGCTGTTGGACACACCGGGCCGGGCAAAGAAGTGCGTCAAAACCCTGATGATTCCCACTACCGCGGGCACCGGCTCCGAGGCAACGCCCAACGCCATCGTGGCTGTGCCGGAAAAGCAGCTGAAGGTGGGCATCGTGAACACCAACATGATTGCGGACTATGTGATTCTGGATGCGGAGATGATCAAAAAGCTCCCCAGGAAGATTGCCGCCGCCACGGGTGTGGACGCCTTGGCCCATGCCATCGAGTGCTGGACCTCCAACAAGGCCAACCCCTTCAGCGACATCTTTTCGCTGCAGGCGCTGGACATGATCCTCAACAACATTGAAAAGGCCTGCGATGATCCGGAGGCCATGGACGCCAAAAACCAGATGCAGATCGCCAGCTTCTACGCGGGTGTGGCCATTACCGCCTCGGGAACCACCGCCGTTCACGCCCTGAGCTATCCCTTGGGCGGCAAGTACCACATTGCCCACGGCGTGTCCAATGCCATTTTGCTGGCGCCGGTCATGCGCTTCAACGAGCCCGCCTGCCGGGAGCGTCTGGCGGCGGCCTATGACCGCTGCATCCGCGGCGGAGCCGCCACGGTGGAGGACAAGAGCGCCGCGGTCATCGCCAAGCTGGAGGGGATTGTGAAGCATCTGGACATTCCCACCAGTCTCACGGAGTTCGGGGTTCCAAAGGAGGACCTGGAAGCGCTGGTAGCCTCCGGAATGGAGGTTACACGGCTGCTGGTGAATAACATGCGCGAGGTGACGCCGGACGACGCCCGCCGCATCTATCAGGAAGTTTTGTGA
- a CDS encoding four-carbon acid sugar kinase family protein: MIKLLMIADDFSGALDAGVQFAARGAATRVVTDLDCDFLETDAEVLVMVAETRHLPPQKAYDVVYHVARNAREAGVPYIYKKTDSALRGNVGSELAAVMDAADADVMPFLPAFPKLNRVTRNGVHYVDGVPVAESIFGQDPFEPVTVSFLPDILRSQTEKPTVIHRLSGDAAPVCPGIQIYDAETDADLARLSRALGTEGVHISAGCAGFAAALADLLKLHGPAPRQPRLPALFLVACGSVNPVTLRQMRMAEQHGFVHIHLTPEQKLEPAWLESQECREKIALWLEAVRENGRCIMDVNDPDGTEDTSAYARAHHLTTGELRERIAVQLACIMKRLLDGGLDATMLCTGGDTLLALMRAVGVNELTPICEMDTGTVLTSFAYRGKSYYIISKSGGFGEPRLFCELAALVGGGNQKEDTAC; the protein is encoded by the coding sequence ATGATCAAACTGCTGATGATTGCGGATGACTTCTCGGGTGCACTGGATGCCGGCGTGCAGTTTGCGGCCAGAGGCGCGGCTACCCGCGTGGTCACGGACCTGGACTGTGACTTCTTGGAGACAGATGCGGAGGTATTGGTGATGGTGGCGGAAACCCGCCATCTGCCGCCTCAGAAAGCTTACGACGTGGTGTACCATGTGGCCCGAAACGCCAGGGAAGCCGGCGTTCCCTACATTTATAAAAAGACGGATTCCGCCCTGCGGGGGAATGTGGGCAGCGAGCTGGCCGCCGTGATGGATGCGGCGGACGCCGATGTGATGCCGTTCCTGCCGGCGTTTCCCAAACTCAACCGGGTGACGCGCAATGGCGTTCATTATGTGGACGGCGTGCCGGTGGCGGAGAGTATCTTTGGACAGGACCCCTTTGAACCGGTGACGGTCTCATTTCTGCCGGACATCCTGAGAAGTCAGACGGAAAAACCGACGGTCATCCACCGGCTGAGCGGGGATGCGGCGCCTGTTTGCCCGGGGATTCAGATTTACGACGCCGAGACAGACGCGGACCTGGCGCGGCTGAGCCGGGCGCTGGGAACAGAGGGAGTGCATATTTCCGCCGGCTGCGCCGGATTTGCCGCCGCGCTGGCGGACCTTCTGAAACTCCACGGACCCGCACCAAGACAGCCCCGGCTGCCCGCACTCTTTCTGGTGGCCTGTGGCAGTGTGAACCCTGTAACCCTGCGTCAGATGCGAATGGCGGAACAACACGGATTTGTACATATCCATCTTACTCCAGAGCAGAAACTAGAGCCGGCCTGGCTGGAGAGTCAGGAGTGCAGGGAAAAGATTGCCCTCTGGCTGGAGGCGGTCCGGGAAAACGGACGGTGCATCATGGATGTCAATGATCCGGATGGGACAGAGGACACGAGTGCGTACGCAAGGGCACACCACTTGACAACTGGAGAGCTGCGGGAGCGGATTGCCGTCCAGCTGGCCTGCATCATGAAGCGGCTTTTGGACGGCGGCCTGGATGCCACGATGCTCTGCACCGGCGGGGATACTCTCCTGGCACTGATGCGGGCCGTGGGTGTGAACGAGCTGACGCCCATCTGCGAAATGGACACCGGAACGGTGCTGACGAGCTTTGCTTACCGTGGAAAATCTTACTATATCATTTCAAAATCCGGCGGCTTTGGGGAGCCCCGGCTGTTTTGTGAACTGGCGGCCCTGGTGGGCGGCGGAAATCAGAAGGAGGATACGGCATGCTGA
- a CDS encoding sigma-54-dependent transcriptional regulator has product MSSRIRVLGIAPYEGMKTLMSRVVSDYPQIDLTLFVGDREQGLEIAKSNFHGNYDAVISRGSTATMLRQDLSIPVIEIELSMYDILCAIRLTDGMDGKIAVVSAANIAESAQQLCTLMNYDIDVYTYASQDTPEPTLRRLQAKHYQAILGDMVSNTIAKRLGLNSFLITSSVESIRKAFDQVLLLCRSQQHLRDENLFFRDLMKGQIGNTMVFDQDGSLFLSTLENPKPELLELLRRELPESQSETERRIIRNLNGMLYAIRAKRISTGSLNYTAFFFDARRTPLSPNQVGIRFSTRPEAESAFYSSIFSFAGSISDYQQDINHISQSSAPVMVTGEDGTGKESIVSVLYMRGPLRNGPLVSISCSLLNEKSWSFLLEHHNSPLADQDNTLYFASIDALSHERQQQLLAALSEMDVCRRNRVIFSCVCQAGEYISAVGSLFMDKLQCLSLYLPPLRQMAERIPALVNLSLSHLNADLPQRMVGAEPEAISLLQNFQWPHNYTQFRRVIRELAITSTGQFITAENVRQALRKERHVGTFALHAENTAEPLNLNQTMNEINQDVALRVVAEMGGNQTAAAKRLGISRTTLWRLLQR; this is encoded by the coding sequence ATGAGCAGTCGGATTCGCGTTCTTGGCATTGCCCCTTACGAGGGCATGAAAACATTGATGTCCCGTGTGGTGAGCGATTATCCTCAAATTGATTTAACGCTCTTTGTTGGCGACCGGGAACAGGGCCTGGAAATTGCAAAAAGCAATTTCCACGGCAATTATGACGCCGTGATTTCCCGCGGCAGTACGGCCACCATGCTGCGGCAGGACCTCTCGATCCCAGTCATTGAGATTGAGCTTTCGATGTATGACATTCTCTGTGCGATCCGGCTGACAGACGGGATGGATGGAAAAATTGCCGTCGTCTCCGCGGCCAATATCGCGGAGAGCGCCCAGCAGCTATGCACTTTGATGAATTACGATATCGACGTCTATACCTACGCCTCGCAAGACACCCCGGAGCCCACGCTGCGGCGTTTGCAGGCCAAGCATTATCAGGCCATTCTCGGCGACATGGTCTCCAACACCATTGCCAAACGTTTAGGGCTCAATTCTTTTTTGATTACATCCTCCGTGGAGAGCATCCGAAAGGCCTTTGATCAGGTTTTGCTGCTGTGCCGCAGCCAGCAGCACCTGCGGGATGAAAATCTGTTCTTCCGGGATCTCATGAAGGGTCAGATCGGGAATACCATGGTCTTCGATCAGGATGGCAGTTTGTTTCTCTCCACTCTGGAAAATCCAAAGCCGGAGCTGCTGGAGCTTTTGCGCCGGGAGCTGCCGGAGTCTCAGTCAGAAACGGAGCGCCGCATTATCCGCAATTTAAACGGGATGCTTTACGCCATCCGCGCCAAGCGCATTTCCACTGGCAGCCTCAATTATACCGCGTTCTTCTTCGACGCCCGGAGGACTCCTCTCTCCCCCAACCAGGTAGGCATCCGCTTCTCCACCCGCCCTGAGGCGGAGAGCGCCTTTTACAGCAGTATTTTCAGCTTTGCCGGCAGCATCAGCGACTATCAGCAGGACATCAACCACATCAGTCAGAGCAGCGCCCCGGTCATGGTGACGGGGGAGGACGGAACCGGCAAGGAGTCCATTGTCAGCGTCCTCTATATGCGGGGCCCCCTGCGAAACGGTCCGCTGGTGTCCATCAGCTGCAGCCTGCTGAATGAAAAAAGCTGGTCCTTCCTGCTGGAGCATCATAATTCTCCCTTGGCGGATCAGGACAACACCCTGTATTTCGCCAGCATCGACGCCCTCTCCCACGAGCGGCAGCAGCAACTGCTGGCAGCCTTATCGGAAATGGATGTGTGCCGGCGAAACCGGGTCATTTTCTCCTGTGTCTGTCAGGCCGGCGAATATATCTCCGCCGTAGGCTCCTTGTTCATGGACAAGCTTCAATGCCTGTCCCTGTATCTGCCCCCCCTGCGGCAGATGGCGGAGCGGATTCCCGCTCTTGTAAACCTCTCCCTCAGCCATTTGAATGCGGACCTGCCCCAGCGGATGGTAGGTGCGGAGCCAGAGGCGATTTCCCTGCTGCAGAACTTTCAGTGGCCTCACAACTATACGCAGTTCCGCAGGGTCATCCGGGAACTGGCCATCACCTCCACCGGGCAGTTCATCACAGCCGAGAACGTCCGACAGGCGCTTCGGAAGGAACGTCATGTGGGAACCTTTGCCCTCCACGCAGAAAATACGGCGGAACCCTTGAATTTGAACCAAACCATGAATGAAATCAATCAGGATGTGGCGCTACGGGTTGTAGCGGAAATGGGCGGAAATCAAACCGCCGCGGCGAAGCGTCTTGGGATCAGCCGCACCACGCTCTGGCGTCTTTTGCAGCGGTGA
- a CDS encoding DMT family transporter, whose translation MKRARIQIIASMTIFGTLGLFVRGISVSSGELALYRAVLAALLIGLYLLVTKRGIRLPDIRRELPLLLVSGIAMGLNWVFLFEAYRYTTVSVATLSYYFAPILVTVVCPFLFRERMTGRQLLCSCMSTIGLILIIGVSGFGRSGTDLIGIAFGLGAAVFYAAVILLNKFIKQVTGIHRTFLQFLSAILILSPYVLMTGGVHLGDLSGSGWINLLIVGLFHTGVTYCMYFSSLRELPGQEAAILSYMDPLVAVIVSVAFLNESITGFQIIGGALILGFATLNETWARQ comes from the coding sequence ATGAAAAGAGCAAGAATACAGATCATCGCCTCCATGACGATTTTTGGAACCCTTGGGCTGTTTGTGCGCGGAATCTCTGTCTCCTCCGGTGAGCTGGCGCTCTATCGGGCAGTTCTGGCGGCGCTCCTGATTGGGCTCTACCTTCTGGTGACAAAGAGGGGAATCCGCTTGCCGGATATCCGCAGGGAGCTGCCCTTATTGCTGGTATCGGGAATTGCTATGGGGTTGAACTGGGTGTTTCTCTTTGAGGCGTACCGGTACACAACGGTCTCGGTGGCCACGCTGAGTTATTACTTTGCCCCCATCCTGGTGACAGTGGTCTGTCCGTTTTTGTTTCGGGAGCGAATGACCGGGAGACAACTGCTCTGCTCCTGCATGTCCACCATAGGCCTGATTCTGATCATCGGCGTCAGTGGATTTGGACGGTCCGGAACGGACCTCATCGGAATTGCGTTTGGACTTGGCGCCGCAGTCTTTTATGCCGCGGTGATATTGCTGAACAAGTTTATCAAACAGGTTACGGGAATTCACCGCACGTTTTTACAGTTCCTGTCCGCAATTTTGATTCTGAGTCCATATGTCCTGATGACCGGCGGTGTGCATTTGGGAGACCTGAGCGGGAGCGGTTGGATCAATCTGCTGATTGTCGGCCTGTTCCATACAGGCGTTACTTACTGTATGTATTTCTCATCACTCCGAGAGCTGCCTGGACAGGAGGCGGCGATTCTCAGCTATATGGACCCCCTTGTGGCAGTGATCGTATCCGTTGCCTTTCTCAATGAGAGCATCACAGGATTTCAAATCATCGGCGGAGCGCTGATCTTGGGCTTTGCCACTTTAAATGAGACATGGGCGAGACAGTGA
- a CDS encoding TetR/AcrR family transcriptional regulator, with protein sequence MPKVAYSEAERQRIRTALISVGLELMAKQGIQHTTVEQIYQAVGISRTFFYSFFPTKEDLVVETLYLQQPRILAYIRTLLSDPTLSWRQAVEQFLYACCYGEKHGIAILTVEDQQRLFRRLSKESYRLFREKQFRLFHDILECLGIRADAAKVHLFTNLSLTVMVIRRAIPDSLPLLVPEAADETVAFQIHAIVDCLESMKQM encoded by the coding sequence ATGCCCAAGGTAGCGTATTCGGAAGCGGAGCGCCAGCGAATCAGAACCGCCCTGATATCTGTGGGGCTGGAGCTGATGGCCAAGCAAGGCATCCAGCATACAACGGTGGAACAGATCTATCAGGCAGTCGGCATCTCCCGCACCTTTTTTTACTCCTTTTTCCCCACGAAGGAGGACCTTGTTGTAGAGACGCTGTATCTCCAGCAGCCCCGTATCCTTGCATATATTCGCACGCTCCTGTCTGATCCAACACTCAGCTGGCGGCAGGCAGTTGAGCAGTTTCTCTATGCCTGCTGCTATGGCGAGAAACATGGAATCGCTATTTTAACTGTGGAAGACCAGCAGCGGCTTTTCCGGCGGTTATCCAAGGAGAGCTACCGCCTATTTCGTGAAAAGCAGTTCCGTCTCTTTCACGACATTCTGGAATGTCTCGGAATTCGGGCAGATGCGGCCAAGGTCCATCTGTTCACAAATTTGAGCCTGACTGTGATGGTGATCCGTCGGGCCATCCCGGACAGCCTGCCGCTTTTGGTTCCGGAGGCAGCGGATGAAACTGTGGCCTTCCAGATTCACGCAATCGTGGATTGTCTGGAATCCATGAAACAGATGTAG
- a CDS encoding Ldh family oxidoreductase codes for MKKVEAYGLGFVTVRNSNHHGTCAYWGLQMAQRDMIAFVASNTPPFLAAPVSKQGGPRVG; via the coding sequence ATAAAGAAAGTGGAAGCTTACGGCCTGGGCTTTGTGACGGTGCGGAACTCCAACCACCACGGTACCTGCGCCTACTGGGGACTCCAGATGGCACAGCGGGATATGATCGCGTTCGTGGCGTCCAATACGCCGCCATTTCTGGCGGCGCCGGTCAGCAAACAGGGGGGGCCACGAGTTGGTTAG
- a CDS encoding ATP-binding cassette domain-containing protein, producing MLCVEHVTKNYGSFTALEDVSLTFTSGVYGLLAPNGAGKTTLIKLLTTLLFPTRGQILWDGEDIQALGAEYRGLLGYLPQQFGYYPGDTPRQFLRYAAALQCIPRREADGRIDHLLETVGLRDAADKKLRKFSGGMLQRVGIAVAMLNDPKLLILDEPTAGLDPRERVRFRNLIHTLSGERIVILSTHIVSDIETIAGQIIMFKDHRLYCCDSPARICAQFQDKVFHLPAGTPLAQGQFLLSEGQGEAGPVVRVLCDAPPSGGIPVAPGLEDAFLAIYREEQP from the coding sequence ATGCTCTGCGTTGAGCATGTGACAAAGAACTATGGTTCGTTCACCGCCCTGGAGGATGTATCCCTAACATTTACCTCCGGCGTCTATGGCCTGCTGGCCCCCAATGGGGCAGGAAAAACTACGCTGATCAAACTGCTCACCACGCTGCTGTTTCCCACCAGGGGACAGATCCTGTGGGATGGGGAGGATATCCAGGCCCTGGGAGCGGAGTATCGGGGACTACTGGGGTATCTGCCCCAGCAGTTCGGATATTATCCCGGCGACACGCCCCGGCAGTTCCTTCGCTACGCCGCCGCTCTCCAGTGCATTCCGCGACGGGAGGCGGACGGGCGCATCGATCATTTACTGGAGACGGTGGGACTCAGGGACGCAGCGGACAAGAAGCTGAGAAAGTTTTCCGGCGGGATGCTCCAGCGAGTGGGGATCGCTGTGGCCATGCTGAACGACCCAAAGCTGCTGATTCTGGATGAACCCACCGCCGGACTGGACCCCCGGGAGCGGGTGCGGTTCCGCAACCTGATCCACACCCTGTCCGGGGAACGCATTGTGATTCTCTCCACACACATTGTCTCGGACATCGAGACCATCGCCGGGCAGATCATCATGTTCAAGGATCACCGGCTCTACTGCTGTGACAGCCCCGCCCGCATCTGTGCTCAATTCCAGGACAAGGTGTTTCACCTCCCCGCTGGGACGCCCCTAGCACAGGGCCAGTTCCTCCTCAGCGAGGGACAGGGCGAGGCCGGCCCCGTGGTCCGGGTGCTCTGCGACGCGCCCCCCTCCGGCGGAATACCGGTGGCACCGGGCTTGGAGGACGCCTTCCTGGCCATCTATCGGGAGGAGCAGCCGTGA
- a CDS encoding RNA polymerase sigma factor: MKGGEAVEQEQKWIRAIQRRNSRAAAEQLIQAYYDEIYRFVYRQTGSREDAMDLTQSIFIAVLRALPGYRAERASFRTWMYRIAANKVIDARRRTRLSPVPLEETELPAAEDFVSQIHNQALLDAIEGYVSGLDAGEQAVFRLRIYGEKTFPEIAAALDEPEAAVKSRYYRLMGRLRKEFGADG; the protein is encoded by the coding sequence ATGAAGGGCGGTGAGGCGGTGGAGCAGGAACAGAAATGGATCAGGGCCATCCAGCGGAGAAATTCCCGGGCTGCGGCGGAGCAGTTGATCCAGGCCTACTATGATGAGATCTACCGCTTTGTCTACCGTCAGACGGGAAGCAGGGAGGATGCCATGGACCTCACCCAATCCATCTTCATCGCCGTCCTGCGGGCGCTGCCCGGCTACCGGGCCGAACGGGCATCCTTCCGCACCTGGATGTACCGCATCGCCGCCAACAAGGTCATTGATGCCCGCCGCAGAACCCGGCTGTCCCCAGTGCCGCTGGAGGAGACGGAGCTGCCAGCGGCGGAGGACTTTGTGTCCCAGATTCACAACCAGGCGCTGCTGGACGCCATCGAGGGATACGTCTCCGGCCTAGACGCCGGAGAGCAGGCTGTGTTTCGCCTGCGGATCTATGGGGAGAAGACCTTTCCGGAGATTGCCGCTGCTCTGGACGAGCCGGAGGCAGCGGTGAAATCCCGATACTACCGCCTGATGGGGCGGCTGAGAAAGGAGTTTGGAGCAGATGGGTGA